The Candidatus Methylomirabilota bacterium genome has a window encoding:
- a CDS encoding MBL fold metallo-hydrolase, whose product MSATLQFLGAAGTVTGSRHLLESGPTRLLMDCGLFQGLKELRLRNWAPSPVPASSIQSVLLSHAHIDHSGFLPRLGKEGFAGPIYCTRGTADLLKIMLPDAAHLQEEEAEFANRHHTSKHDPALPLFTVEDAQRALSLVRPVGFLGSFTPAPGVTARFLNSGHIVGAGLIEVRIDGRVVVFSGDLGRYGVPIMRDPDAVPEADVLLVESTYGNRFHPPDDHHDKLAGAVARAAQQRGWLLIPAFAVGRSQEILYDLRELEDAGRIASLPIYLDSPMAIQATAIYAGHSAEHDQDFARVEASGARPFGPKGLRISRTVEDSKRLNDTAGPGIIIAGSGMATGGRILHHFLRRLPEPQTTVLFVGYQAAGTRGRLLKDGARELKMLGQVVPVRAAIMFSDAYSAHADQGEILRWLGGFTRPPSATYVVHGEPDAAAALQGLMATRLGWPVEVARDGQRVSLG is encoded by the coding sequence GTGAGCGCGACCCTTCAGTTTCTCGGCGCCGCGGGCACCGTCACCGGCTCCAGGCATCTCCTCGAGAGCGGCCCGACCCGGCTCTTGATGGACTGTGGTCTCTTCCAGGGGCTCAAGGAGCTGCGCCTGCGCAACTGGGCGCCGTCACCCGTGCCCGCTTCCTCAATCCAGTCCGTCCTCCTGAGCCACGCCCACATCGACCACTCAGGCTTCCTGCCCCGGCTGGGCAAGGAGGGCTTCGCCGGACCCATCTACTGCACGCGCGGCACCGCCGATCTCCTGAAGATCATGCTCCCGGACGCGGCGCATCTCCAGGAAGAGGAGGCGGAGTTCGCCAATCGCCACCACACGTCCAAGCATGATCCGGCCCTGCCGCTCTTCACCGTGGAAGACGCCCAGCGCGCGCTGAGCCTGGTTCGTCCCGTGGGCTTCCTTGGCTCGTTCACTCCGGCTCCGGGCGTGACGGCGCGCTTTCTCAACTCCGGCCACATCGTGGGCGCGGGGCTCATCGAGGTCAGGATAGACGGGCGCGTCGTGGTGTTCTCGGGCGACCTCGGCCGCTATGGGGTGCCCATCATGCGCGATCCCGACGCGGTGCCTGAGGCCGACGTGCTGCTCGTCGAGTCGACCTATGGCAATCGTTTTCACCCCCCCGACGATCACCACGACAAGCTGGCGGGCGCGGTGGCGCGCGCGGCGCAGCAGCGGGGGTGGCTCCTCATCCCCGCCTTCGCGGTGGGCCGCTCGCAGGAGATTCTCTACGATCTGCGCGAGCTGGAGGACGCGGGACGCATTGCCTCGCTGCCCATCTATCTGGACAGCCCCATGGCCATACAGGCCACGGCCATCTACGCGGGGCACTCGGCGGAGCACGATCAGGATTTCGCGCGCGTGGAGGCCTCGGGCGCGCGTCCCTTCGGGCCCAAGGGGCTCCGGATCTCCAGGACGGTGGAGGACTCCAAGCGGCTGAACGACACGGCCGGACCGGGCATCATCATCGCGGGCAGCGGCATGGCCACGGGCGGTCGCATCCTCCACCACTTTCTCCGCCGCCTGCCCGAGCCGCAGACCACCGTGCTCTTCGTGGGCTACCAGGCGGCGGGCACGAGGGGGCGCCTCCTCAAGGACGGCGCACGCGAGCTCAAGATGCTGGGCCAGGTGGTGCCGGTACGGGCGGCCATCATGTTCAGCGACGCCTACTCCGCGCATGCCGATCAGGGCGAGATCCTGCGCTGGCTCGGCGGCTTCACTCGGCCGCCGAGCGCGACCTATGTCGTGCACGGCGAGCCCGACGCCGCCGCGGCCCTGCAGGGGCTCATGGCCACGCGGCTCGGCTGGCCCGTCGAGGTCGCCCGGGACGGACAGCGCGTCAGCCTTGGCTGA
- a CDS encoding molybdenum cofactor guanylyltransferase, whose translation MRLTGVIQAGGKSVRMGGEPKALMEVGGRRIIERVADVLRQVTSQVLLVTNTPERYAWMGLPMVPDVFPESGSLGGIYSGLKAASGEAAFTVACDMPFLSPAVARLVTSRAPEADVVVPLVNGYHETLHACYARACLGPIERRIAAGQLKITGFFDEVRVLEISEAELAPLGDPALIFMNVNTPDELARARALAARQP comes from the coding sequence GTGAGGCTGACGGGCGTGATCCAGGCGGGCGGCAAGAGCGTACGGATGGGCGGCGAGCCCAAGGCCCTGATGGAGGTGGGTGGCCGGCGCATCATCGAGCGCGTGGCCGATGTCCTGCGCCAGGTCACCTCCCAGGTGCTGCTCGTGACCAACACGCCGGAGCGCTATGCCTGGATGGGACTGCCCATGGTCCCTGACGTCTTTCCGGAATCCGGGTCGCTCGGAGGCATCTACTCCGGACTCAAGGCCGCCTCTGGGGAGGCCGCCTTCACCGTGGCCTGCGACATGCCCTTCCTCTCTCCGGCCGTGGCGCGACTCGTGACCTCGCGCGCCCCCGAGGCCGACGTGGTGGTCCCGCTCGTCAACGGCTATCACGAGACGCTGCACGCCTGCTATGCCCGCGCGTGCCTCGGGCCCATCGAGCGGAGGATCGCGGCGGGCCAGCTCAAGATCACGGGCTTCTTCGACGAGGTGCGGGTCCTGGAGATCTCCGAAGCGGAGCTGGCGCCTCTGGGAGACCCCGCGCTGATCTTCATGAACGTCAACACCCCCGACGAGCTCGCCCGGGCGCGGGCCCTGGCCGCCCGTCAGCCCTGA
- the thiI gene encoding tRNA uracil 4-sulfurtransferase ThiI encodes MIPAELRPCVIVHYHEISLKRGNRPLFLRRLQENIARAVSDLGPAKVVQRPGRIVLDLEGHAHAEAARARLDRVCGIANLALAVRTGSSTESLKRAVDHVIGPRRFSSFRITARRAFKTFPLTSVDINRELGAHVLKVRPEARVDLEHAELNVHVEVLPHEAFVYADRRPGAGGLPVGSGGTVMALLSGGIDSPVAAWRMMKRGCRVHLVHFHSVPYLPDTSIGKARELARRLTQWQYVSHLYLVPFGEIQREVVLAVRPVARVVAYRRLMVRIAEALARQTGALALVTGESLGQVASQTLHNLARIDEAATMPVLRPLIGMDKIEITETAQRLETFETSIEPDADCCTLFTPAHPGTRLAREEIEAMEARLDTDALVRTGVEAATLETFDFPRGAGAHAPRAERPPRLAPPRP; translated from the coding sequence ATGATCCCCGCCGAGCTCCGACCCTGCGTCATCGTCCACTATCACGAGATCAGCCTGAAGCGGGGCAATCGCCCGCTCTTCCTCCGGAGACTCCAGGAGAATATCGCGCGCGCGGTGAGCGACCTGGGCCCGGCCAAGGTCGTCCAGCGTCCCGGGCGCATCGTGCTCGATCTCGAGGGCCACGCCCATGCCGAGGCCGCGCGAGCGCGGCTCGACCGGGTGTGCGGCATCGCCAATCTCGCCCTGGCCGTCCGCACCGGCTCCTCCACGGAGTCGCTGAAGCGCGCGGTCGACCACGTCATCGGGCCGCGCCGCTTCTCGTCGTTCCGGATCACCGCGCGGCGGGCCTTCAAGACCTTCCCGTTGACCTCCGTCGACATCAACCGCGAGCTGGGCGCCCACGTGCTGAAGGTGAGGCCCGAGGCTCGCGTCGACCTCGAGCATGCCGAGCTCAACGTCCACGTCGAGGTGTTGCCCCACGAGGCCTTCGTCTACGCGGACCGGCGGCCGGGCGCGGGCGGGCTTCCCGTGGGCTCGGGCGGCACCGTGATGGCCCTCCTGTCGGGCGGCATCGACTCGCCGGTGGCGGCCTGGCGCATGATGAAGCGCGGCTGCCGCGTCCACCTCGTCCACTTCCACAGCGTGCCGTACCTGCCCGACACCTCGATCGGCAAGGCCCGCGAGCTCGCCCGGCGGCTGACCCAGTGGCAGTACGTGTCGCATCTCTATCTCGTGCCCTTCGGCGAGATCCAGCGTGAGGTGGTGCTGGCCGTCCGACCCGTGGCCCGCGTGGTGGCGTACCGCCGCCTCATGGTCAGGATCGCCGAGGCCCTGGCGCGTCAGACGGGCGCCCTGGCTCTGGTGACGGGAGAAAGCCTGGGGCAGGTCGCCTCGCAGACCCTGCACAACCTGGCGCGCATCGACGAGGCGGCGACCATGCCCGTCCTGCGACCATTGATCGGCATGGACAAGATCGAGATCACGGAAACGGCGCAGCGGCTGGAGACCTTCGAGACCTCCATCGAGCCGGATGCCGACTGCTGCACGCTCTTCACCCCTGCCCATCCCGGCACGCGGCTCGCGCGCGAGGAGATCGAAGCGATGGAGGCGAGGCTCGACACCGACGCGCTGGTGCGAACGGGAGTCGAGGCTGCCACCCTCGAGACCTTCGACTTCCCGCGGGGGGCCGGCGCCCACGCGCCGCGGGCCGAGCGCCCCCCGCGCCTGGCGCCGCCCCGGCCGTGA
- the purD gene encoding phosphoribosylamine--glycine ligase — translation MKVLLVGGGGREHALAWKLAQSPRLTRLYAAPGNPGIARHAECVPIADRALDELVALATRERVDLVVVGPELPLSLGLRDRLNEAGLNVFGPTQSAARIESSKAFAKDLMARYGIPTARFRSFQDAQAARRFCRELGAPLVVKADGLAAGKGAIICASLEEADAAIRLCLEEDAFGAAGRTVVVEEFMEGEEASFFVISDGTSALPVPAAQDHKTIFDDDRGPNTGGMGAYSPAPVVDEAMARRVMEEIVTPTIAAMAKEGASYAGVLFIGLMINAQGPRVVEFNCRFGDPECQAILPRLDEDILPVLEAVAAGRGLPGSLRWRPDASLCVVVASPGYPGTPRTGLPIEGLDAHGGLPGVNVFHAGTARRDGALVTAGGRVLGVQALGQDIRSAVEAAYHAVGRIRFEGMQFRRDIGRRALARA, via the coding sequence GTGAAGGTGCTCCTCGTGGGCGGCGGCGGCCGCGAGCACGCACTGGCCTGGAAGCTCGCCCAGAGCCCGCGGCTCACGCGGCTCTACGCCGCCCCCGGCAATCCCGGGATCGCGCGTCACGCCGAGTGCGTGCCCATCGCCGACCGCGCGCTCGACGAGCTGGTCGCTCTGGCCACGCGAGAGCGCGTGGATCTGGTGGTGGTGGGACCCGAGCTGCCGCTGTCCCTCGGTCTCCGAGACCGGCTGAACGAGGCCGGGCTCAACGTCTTCGGCCCCACTCAGTCCGCCGCGCGGATCGAGAGCTCCAAGGCCTTCGCCAAGGACCTGATGGCCCGCTACGGCATTCCCACGGCACGGTTCCGCAGCTTCCAGGACGCGCAGGCGGCGCGGCGCTTCTGCCGCGAGCTCGGGGCGCCCCTGGTGGTCAAGGCCGACGGCCTCGCGGCGGGCAAGGGCGCCATCATCTGCGCCTCTCTCGAAGAGGCGGATGCCGCCATCCGGCTCTGCCTCGAAGAGGACGCCTTCGGAGCGGCCGGCCGCACCGTGGTGGTCGAGGAGTTCATGGAAGGGGAGGAGGCCTCGTTCTTCGTCATCTCCGACGGGACCTCCGCGCTTCCCGTGCCGGCCGCGCAGGATCACAAGACGATCTTCGACGACGACCGCGGTCCGAATACCGGCGGGATGGGCGCGTACTCGCCCGCTCCCGTGGTCGATGAGGCCATGGCACGACGGGTGATGGAAGAGATCGTGACGCCCACCATCGCCGCCATGGCCAAGGAGGGCGCGTCCTACGCGGGCGTGCTGTTCATCGGGCTCATGATCAATGCCCAGGGTCCGCGCGTCGTCGAGTTCAACTGCCGCTTCGGCGATCCCGAATGCCAGGCGATCCTGCCGAGACTCGACGAGGACATCCTGCCCGTGCTCGAGGCGGTGGCGGCAGGGCGCGGCTTGCCCGGCTCGCTGCGCTGGCGACCGGATGCCTCCCTCTGCGTTGTGGTCGCCTCGCCAGGCTATCCGGGCACTCCGCGAACGGGGCTGCCCATCGAAGGCCTGGATGCCCACGGAGGGCTGCCGGGGGTCAATGTCTTCCACGCGGGCACGGCCCGCCGCGACGGCGCGCTGGTCACCGCGGGGGGCCGAGTCCTCGGCGTGCAGGCCCTGGGGCAGGACATCCGCTCCGCGGTCGAGGCGGCCTATCACGCCGTCGGGCGCATCCGGTTCGAGGGCATGCAGTTCCGCCGTGACATCGGCAGAAGGGCTCTTGCCCGGGCGTGA
- a CDS encoding tetratricopeptide repeat protein: protein MPQPERIFSLRELTRLLRLTPKRAAQLKRLGILRADPAGYRFRDIVAARAAAALLGGGATVRQVRAALDGAKRLAPEAESPFAELRLMVQDQRIVVEQDRLRLDARTGQALLDFATGDLERETRESLAMGMVRPLVPPSDAAETWFSRASAWDGDPERWEEAVDAYERVVGIDPDYAAAWNNLGLLQHRMGRYEKAGACYRAALEADDSCCQAAFNLGSLHEDLDDVTTAIGWYRRALEMEPDYADAHFNLAGVLGKAGQPDAAALHWRRYLELDLGSPWAQIARSHLEEPTPPPDDDGDEKPEAGA from the coding sequence ATGCCTCAGCCTGAGCGGATTTTCAGCCTGCGCGAGCTGACGCGGCTGCTGCGGCTCACGCCCAAGCGGGCGGCCCAGCTCAAGCGCTTGGGAATTCTCCGCGCCGACCCGGCAGGCTATCGCTTCCGTGACATCGTGGCCGCGCGGGCGGCCGCGGCCTTGCTGGGGGGCGGCGCCACCGTGCGCCAGGTACGGGCGGCTCTCGACGGCGCGAAACGCCTCGCCCCCGAGGCCGAGTCGCCTTTCGCCGAGCTCAGGCTCATGGTTCAGGACCAGCGCATCGTCGTCGAGCAGGATCGGCTGCGGCTCGACGCGCGCACCGGCCAGGCCCTGCTCGACTTCGCCACGGGCGACCTCGAGCGTGAGACCCGGGAGTCCCTGGCCATGGGCATGGTCAGGCCCCTCGTACCCCCGTCGGACGCGGCGGAGACGTGGTTCTCGCGCGCCTCGGCCTGGGATGGCGATCCCGAGCGCTGGGAAGAGGCCGTGGACGCTTACGAGCGGGTGGTCGGCATCGATCCCGACTATGCCGCGGCCTGGAACAACCTGGGTCTGCTCCAGCACCGCATGGGGCGATACGAGAAGGCGGGCGCCTGCTACCGCGCCGCCCTCGAGGCCGATGACTCGTGCTGCCAGGCCGCCTTCAACCTGGGCTCGCTGCACGAAGACCTGGACGATGTCACCACGGCCATCGGCTGGTACCGGCGCGCGCTCGAGATGGAGCCCGACTACGCGGATGCTCATTTCAACCTTGCCGGCGTGCTCGGCAAGGCGGGCCAGCCCGACGCGGCCGCCCTGCACTGGCGGCGCTATCTCGAGCTCGACCTCGGGTCGCCCTGGGCGCAGATCGCCCGTTCGCACCTCGAGGAGCCGACGCCGCCGCCTGACGACGACGGCGACGAGAAGCCGGAGGCGGGCGCGTGA